TTAATGAAGTAGTGCAcatccaaaaaaaatataaccaatataatatatatatatatatatatatatatatattataaattgtattaaataatattgtttacaaattttagttatttacaaattactttttcttttgcttatacctatttttacaagtgtcaagtacctataataatagtaaatacataataataataatagtaataatacattttcaagtaaaaaaCTATGACAAAGtagatacaaattattatatttcaggtacatatttatatgttaaatcgATTCTCCTCTCTTTTTTTTCTGCAAATCTGTTTATTACTTCTTCGTTGAAGTTTGGAATGTTGTTGATCATCCGTTTTTCGATCGATAACATAGCTAGTGCTGTAAGTCGATCTTCTGTCATTGaatttctcaaaaatgttttaatacgtTTCAATGTAGAAAACGACCTTTCGGCTTCAGCTGTAGTCATTGGAatagttgaaattatttttaaaagtttgtagctttcagaaaatatatgtattaaattattttcaattataaatttcaataaatgaactAATGAATTGATATCACGGAAATCGGTTCTTTTGTAGAACAGTTGTAGTTCAGTTTTAAGTTTAGTAACATCCAAAAAAGGATATGcttcaattgttttattaaaatggtcACCTGGGAAGTTATTTTCGTACATAAGAAATTTGGTAGATAAAAATAGGTGCGAAGCATTTAAgtggtttttataatcaaaccgTTCTTTAACgttgacaataaaaatgtcacaTACTTCTTTTGCAGCGATTTTTCTTGTTTCAATAGTATCATCATGTTTTCGTTTTTTCGTTGGATGATTTTGAGAAGTTTCAAAGATGTTATCAATATTCTGtctttcttttaatatattttcttcgaACCGAAAAATTGCCTTTGAAAGTTCTACAGGATCCATAGTTGGTTTTTGTagttgattatataaaatatcaacatgaGGCATTAAAGAATGAAACACTCttaaccaaaatataaatctatcgtCAATTAACATCCGATGCAAAGCTCCAGCTTGATTAATTGCTATGGTTTGATTGAATGTTGATTCAATTTCTTTCATACATTCAATTAACGACTCAAGATTCTCATACACAGTATTTACTATTCGACTTTTAAAATTCCATCTAGTATTAGATGATCGAGGAACTCTgtgtttaacaattttatctaaaaccgTAACCCGCTGCGGActgttggaaaaaaaattggttatatcagttaggtttgaaaaaaaaattcttatctcACGATTTTGTGAAGTtgcttgaattaaaattaaattaagctgATGAGCATAACAATGTATGAAATGTGCATTTTTATagctattgtttattattttttgtacaccaT
This sequence is a window from Rhopalosiphum maidis isolate BTI-1 chromosome 1, ASM367621v3, whole genome shotgun sequence. Protein-coding genes within it:
- the LOC113552669 gene encoding uncharacterized protein LOC113552669, translating into MSCILLHRNSLPVSSRSYKLIIKNVEDVGQYPVKDSVQLIVPAENSTHFDIIRLFDGFSANSIPDTVSVNDVHTFELALRGHDEKSNSENPGVFRGLINFSSELDSVLKCHIENSSVFKGLSKSIQNDLLECCLAVCQQRIKNEIKQAEYISVMADETTDVSAQFQLSIIFRYLLSDGTPVERFWGFFNPTGHDAKSLSECIIFNLEKVLESPDIPQRVTVLDKIVKHRVPRSSNTRWNFKSRIVNTVYENLESLIECMKEIESTFNQTIAINQAGALHRMLIDDRFIFWLRVFHSLMPHVDILYNQLQKPTMDPVELSKAIFRFEENILKERQNIDNIFETSQNHPTKKRKHDDTIETRKIAAKEVCDIFIVNVKERFDYKNHLNASHLFLSTKFLMYENNFPGDHFNKTIEAYPFLDVTKLKTELQLFYKRTDFPEAERSFSTLKRIKTFLRNSMTEDRLTALAMLSIEKRMINNIPNFNEEVINRFAEKKERRIDLTYKYVPEI